A segment of the Streptomyces diastaticus subsp. diastaticus genome:
GGCGTCGAAGAGGGCGTCGGTGTTGCCGCGGCCGAAGCCGATCGCGGTCATCAGGGCGACGAAGGCGGGGCGGGCGACCCGGCCCTCGCCTGCCGGGTCGCCGAGGGCGGCCAGGGCGCGGGCGAAGGCGTCCACCGTGGCGTCGAACCGCTCGGGGCAGAGCACGCAGGCGGTGTACTCCTCGAAGGTGATCCGGCCGTCGCCGTCGGCGTCGAGTTCGGCGGCGAGGGTGGTCCAGTACCGCAGGAAGGCGGCGCGCATCGCCTCGTGCGCCGCCGCGTCGCATCCCGGGGCGGCGGCGACGACGCGGCCCGCCATCAGCTCGAAGTCCCGGGCCTCCAGCACCCCGTTGCCGTCGGCGTCGAGCAGGGAGAAGACGAGCTGCACCCGGTGGGTCGCCTCGATGCGCATGGGCCGTCACCTTTCGTCGCGGCAGCCCCGGCGGGCGGCCTCCGCCACTATCCGGCGGCCGGGCCGGGCGGTGGGGTGGTGTGCCGCGGTGTTCACCTGATGAGGGGAAGGCCCGCCGCATCCGGGGCGGCGGCGGGCCCGGATGTGCAGGGCCCGCCCCGCCCGGGGAGCGGGGGTCCCGCCATACCGGCGCCCGGCTTTCTAGGGTGCCGCTGTGACGAACGATCAGCGGGACCCGGCGGACCGTCAGCGTTCCTGGCCGTACGCGGCGGCGGCATACGTCTTCGCCGTCGTCATGGCGGGGACGACGCTGCCGACGCCGCTCTACGGGCTGTACCAGGAGGAGATCGGCTTCTCCTCGCTGATGGTGACGGTGATCTTCGCGGTGTACGCCGCCGGAGTGATCGCGGTCCTGGTGGTGGCGGGCGGGGTCTCGGACGTGCTGGGCCGGCGGCCGGTGCTGCTGGCGGGGCTCGGGTGCGCGGCGGCCAGCGCGCTCTGCTTCGTGCTGGAGGGCGGGCTGCCGCTGCTGTTCACCGGCCGGGTGCTGTCCGGGTTCTCCGCCGGCCTCTTCACCGGCACCGCGACGGTGGCGGTGATGGAGCTGGCGCCACCGCACCGGCGGGGCCGCGCCTCGCTCGCGGCGACCGCCGCCAACATGCTCGGCCTCGGCTGCGGTCCGCTGCTCGCCGGGCTCCTCGCCGAGTACGCGCCCTGGCCGCTGCGGCTGCCGTACCTCGTCCACCTGGGCCTCGTCGCGGTGGCGGCCGGTCTCGCGCTGGCCCTGCCGGAGACGGTGCGGCACCGCGGACCGCGCCCGGCGCTGCGGCCCCGGCGGCCGTCGGTCCCCGCCGAGGTGCGGTCGGTGTTCGTCCCGGCGGCGCTGGCGGCCTTCGCCGGGTTCGCCATGTTCGGCCTCTTCACCTCGGTCGCGCCGAGCTTCATGGCCCAGACGCTGGACGTGCACAATCTGGCCGTCTCCGGCCTGGTCGTCTTCCTGACGTTCGCCGCCTCCACCGTGGGGCAGGCGTCCCAGGGCGGCGTCCCGGCCGGGCGGGCGCTGCCGCTCGGGTGCTTCGTGCTGGTGGCGGGGCTGGCGGCGATCGGCGGTTCGCTGCTGCTCTCCTCGCTGGCGCTGCTGGTGGCGGGGGCGGTGGTGTCGGGCTTCGGGCAGGGGCTGCTGTTCCGCGCGGGCCTGAGCACGGTCAGCTCCCGGGCTCCGGCGGACCGTCGCGGGGAGACCACGTCGGCGTTCTTCGTCGTCGCCTATCTCGGGATCTCGCTGCCCGTGGTCGGCGTGGGCGCGCTCGCGCTGGCCCTCGGACTGCGCGACGCGGGGCTGGTGTTCAGCGCCTGCGCGATGGTGCTGGCCGGCTCCATCGGGGTGTGGCTGCTGCGCGGCGCGCCCGACCGCCCGCGCCCCGGCGCCTGACGGCGCCCCGGACCGCCGCACCACCGGCCCGGCCCACCCGGCCCGGCCACCACCCACGTAAGGAGTGACGATGACGACCAGCAGGACCGTGACCCTCCCGTCGGGAGCGGTGGTGCCCGCGCTCGGGCAGGGAACGTGGCACATGGGCGACTCCCCGGACCGCCGTGCCGAGGAGATCGCCGCGCTGCGCCACGGGATCGACCTGGGTATGACGCTGATCGACACCGCCGAGATGTACGGCGGCGGCCGCGCCGAGGAACTGGTCGGCGAGGCGGTACGCGGCCGCCGGGACGACGTGTTCCTGGTCAGCAAGGTGCTGCCGTCCAACGCCGGCACCCGCGGGACCGTCGACTCCTGCCGGGCGAGCCTGCGCCGGCTGGGCACCGACCGGATCGACCTTTACCTGCTGCACTGGCGCGGTGCCGTCCCGCTGGACGAGACGGTCGAGGCGCTGGAGGGGCTGGTGGCCGAGGGCACGATCGGCGCCTGGGGCGTGAGCAACCTGGACGTGGACGACCTGGCCGACCTCCCGGCCGGTGCCCACCCCGACACCGACCAGATCCTCTACAACCTCACCCGGCGCGGCCCCGAGTACGACCTCGTCCCCCGCTGCCGCGAGCTGGCGGTGCCGCTCATGGCCTACTCCCCGGTGGAGCAGGGACGGCTGCTCGGCCACGAGGCGCTGCGCGAGGTGGCCGGCGCGCACGGGGCCACCCCGGCGCAGATCGCCCTGGCCTGGGTGCTGCGACACGAGGACGTGATCGCCATTCCGAAAGCGGGCTCGCGCGCCCACGTCGAGGAGAACGCGGCGGCCCGCTCCCTCCACCTCACCGCCGAGGACCTGGCCGCGCTGGACCGGGCCTTCCCGCCGCCGCGGCAAAAGGTGCCGCTGGAGGTGCTGTGAGGGGCGGGCCGCACGTGGCTCAGTCCCCCGCC
Coding sequences within it:
- a CDS encoding EF-hand domain-containing protein; translated protein: MRIEATHRVQLVFSLLDADGNGVLEARDFELMAGRVVAAAPGCDAAAHEAMRAAFLRYWTTLAAELDADGDGRITFEEYTACVLCPERFDATVDAFARALAALGDPAGEGRVARPAFVALMTAIGFGRGNTDALFDAFAPSPDDRISVTTWVEGIKDYYAPDKAGMPGDRLVDGAAV
- a CDS encoding MFS transporter; translation: MTNDQRDPADRQRSWPYAAAAYVFAVVMAGTTLPTPLYGLYQEEIGFSSLMVTVIFAVYAAGVIAVLVVAGGVSDVLGRRPVLLAGLGCAAASALCFVLEGGLPLLFTGRVLSGFSAGLFTGTATVAVMELAPPHRRGRASLAATAANMLGLGCGPLLAGLLAEYAPWPLRLPYLVHLGLVAVAAGLALALPETVRHRGPRPALRPRRPSVPAEVRSVFVPAALAAFAGFAMFGLFTSVAPSFMAQTLDVHNLAVSGLVVFLTFAASTVGQASQGGVPAGRALPLGCFVLVAGLAAIGGSLLLSSLALLVAGAVVSGFGQGLLFRAGLSTVSSRAPADRRGETTSAFFVVAYLGISLPVVGVGALALALGLRDAGLVFSACAMVLAGSIGVWLLRGAPDRPRPGA
- a CDS encoding aldo/keto reductase, coding for MTTSRTVTLPSGAVVPALGQGTWHMGDSPDRRAEEIAALRHGIDLGMTLIDTAEMYGGGRAEELVGEAVRGRRDDVFLVSKVLPSNAGTRGTVDSCRASLRRLGTDRIDLYLLHWRGAVPLDETVEALEGLVAEGTIGAWGVSNLDVDDLADLPAGAHPDTDQILYNLTRRGPEYDLVPRCRELAVPLMAYSPVEQGRLLGHEALREVAGAHGATPAQIALAWVLRHEDVIAIPKAGSRAHVEENAAARSLHLTAEDLAALDRAFPPPRQKVPLEVL